In a single window of the Rhineura floridana isolate rRhiFlo1 chromosome 3, rRhiFlo1.hap2, whole genome shotgun sequence genome:
- the LOC133381201 gene encoding gastrula zinc finger protein XlCGF52.1-like, translating into MHTPNESLQHQEEPEISLGSAKEKISMLRHQENGAQSRLGYLSKKMAGESSCGAVYKDFNKTIEHQRTHSVGAGEGVVTKSEKNCGRDSFIVPCDEANVAEKLHKCLECGKSFHYRSNLVAHERTHTGEKPFPCLHCGKRFRLSSHLYRHQKLHTAEQPYTCAECGKLFRHKASFDAHQRAHTGEKPFACLECGKSFTHQSGLILHKRIHTGEKPYACARCEKSFVDRSTLVAHARVHMGGKPHKCSECGKTFVHKSRLIVHEETHTGEKPYKCSDCGKSFSLSSALLTHQQIHIGEKPYHCSDCGKSFVQRGNLVAHERTHTGERPYKCPDCGKRFIVSSSLRTHHRTHTGEKPYKCSDCGKSFSQSSVLMRHRRIHTGEKPHKCSDCGKCFSQRSSLISHARTHTGEAPC; encoded by the coding sequence ATGCATACTCCAAATGAAAGCCTACAGCACCAGGAGGAACCAGAAATATCACTGGGATCAGCCAAAGAGAAAATCTCCATGCTTCGCCATCAGGAGAATGGTGCTCAAAGTCGGCTTGGATATCTCTCCAAGAAAATGGCTGGGGAATCGTCTTGTGGTGCAGTCTATAAAGACTTCAACAAAACTATTGAGCACCAGAGAACCCACAGTGTAGGTGCAGGGGAAGGGGTAGTCACTAAAAGTGAGAAAAACTGTGGCCGGGACTCATTCATTGTTCCCTGTGATGAAGCCAACGTTGCTGAGAAGCTTcacaaatgtttggagtgtggcaaAAGCTTCCATTATCGATCAAACCTTGTTGCGCATGAGaggacccacacaggagagaagccgttCCCGTGCTTGCATTGTGGGAAACGGTTCCGCTTGAGCTCCCATCTCTACAGGCATCAGAAGCTGCACACGGCTGAGCAGCCATACACATGCGCAGAGTGTGGGAAGCTCTTCCGCCATAAAGCCAGCTTCGATGCACATCAGAGagcccacacaggagagaagccgttTGCCTGTCtggagtgtgggaaaagcttcactcaTCAGTCAGGCCTTATTTTACacaaaagaatccacacaggagaaaaaccttaTGCTTGCGCCAGGTGTGAGAAAAGCTTTGTCGATCGGTCGACTTTGGTGGCACATGCGAGGGTCCATATGGGTGGAAAGCCCCATAAGTGTTCTGAGTGTGGGAAGACCTTTGTTCACAAGTCACGTCTTATTGTCCACGAGGagacccacacaggagagaagccgtaCAAATGTTCAGACTGTGGCAAAAGCTTCAGCTTGAGCTCGGCCCTCCTCACGCACCAGCAGATCCACATTGGGGAGAAGCCGTACCACTGCTCAGACTGTGGGAAAAGCTTTGTCCAGCGAGGAAACCTTGTGGCTCAtgagagaacccacacaggagaaagGCCATACAAGTGCCCAGACTGTGGAAAACGCTTTATTGTCAGCTCGAGCCTCAGAACGCATCACaggacccacacaggagagaagccctacaaATGTTCCGACTGCGGGAAGAGCTTCAGCCAGAGTTCGGTTCTGATGAGGCACCGGaggatccacacaggagagaagccgcaCAAATGCTCTGATTGCGGGAAATGCTTCTCTCAGAGGTCGAGCCTCATTTCACATGCACGAACCCACACGGGAGAGGCGCCCTGTTGA
- the LOC133381199 gene encoding zinc finger protein OZF-like, translating into MGESILFGESLKNSDAITAKEEIKKNEEQVSLNECETGSPRATYIRTNAEGKPHKCSDCGKSFSMSSHLISHQRTHTGEKPYGCLVCGKSFSQKGHLAVHKRIHVEEKPYKCSDCGKSFCKNADLVRHHRNHTGEKPYKCSDCGKSFSMNSDFVRHYRTHKGDKTYECSDCGKSCGTKSHLVAHLRMHTGEKPFTCLVCGKSFSQKGNLVIHERLHTEDKPYKCSECEKSFCKNADLIRHHRNHTGEKPYKCLECGRSFSMNSDFIRHYRTHTGETQYKCSECGKSFSKKCNLVTHVRSHTGEKPYKCLTCGKRFSLKGNLVAHEKTHTKEKPCKCLDCGRSFSVNSKLVEHQRLHTREKPYECSDCGKSFRWIGNFMSHIQFHSGEKPYECSLCGKSFIIQHDLVRHQRTHTGEKPYGCSDCGKTFSQKGSLVVHERIHTGEKPYRCADCGKCFNLSSCLIRHQQTHTRDKPYMCADCGKSFGVSSRLLQHQQIHTGEQLHMCVECGQSFVHRKALAKHTQTHTGEKPQIC; encoded by the coding sequence ATGGGTGAATCCATTTTGTTTGGGGAAAGCTTGAAAAACTCAGATGCAATCACAGCCAAGGAggagatcaagaagaatgaggAACAAGTGTCATTAAATGAATGTGAGACAGGCTCCCCCAGAGCTACATATATTAGAACCAATGCAGAAGGGAAACCACATAAGTGTTCAGATTGTGGGAAGTCCTTCAGTATGAGCTCTCACCTTATTAGTcatcagagaacccacacaggggagaagccatatggatgcttggtgtgtggaaaaagcttctcCCAGAAAGGGCACCTTGCGGTTCACAAGAGGATCCATGTGGAagagaaaccatacaaatgctcAGATTGTGGGAAGTCCTTCTGTAAGAACGCTGACCTCGTCAGACACCACCGAaaccacacaggggagaagccatacaaATGCTCGGATTGTGGGAAGTCATTCAGTATGAACTCTGACTTTGTTAGACATTACAGAACCCACAAGGGAGACAAAACGTATGAATGCTCGGACTGTGGGAAGAGCTGCGGAACAAAAAGCCACCTGGTTGCTCATCTGAGAATGCACACGGGAGAGAAACCATTCACGTGTCTAGTCTGTGGGAAAAGCTTCTCTCAGAAAGGAAATCTTGTTATTCATGAGAGACTCCACACAGAGGACAAGCCGTATAAGTGCTCAGAGTGTGAAAAGTCCTTCTGTAAAAATGCTGATCTTATTAGACATCACCGAaaccatacaggggagaaaccgtataaatgtttggagtgtgggcgATCCTTCAGTATGAATTCTGACTTTATCAGGCATTACAGAACACACACGGGAGAGACTCAGTATAAGTGTtccgagtgtggaaaaagcttcagtaaaAAGTGCAACTTGGTTACTCATGTGAGAAGCCACACGGGTGAGAAGCCGTATAAATGCTTAACCTGTGGGAAAAGGTTCTCTTTAAAAGGAAACCTTGTTGCACATGAGAAAACCCACACAAAAGAGAAGCCGTGTAAATGTTTGGACTGTGGAAGGTCATTCAGTGTGAACTCTAAACTCGTTGAACATCAGCGACTTCACACACGAGAAAAACCGTATGAATGCTCAGACTGCGGCAAAAGCTTTCGCTGGATCGGGAACTTCATGTCGCATATACAGTTCCACtcgggggagaaaccatatgagtGTTCACTGTGTGGGAAATCCTTCATTATTCAACATGATCTCGTTAGGCATCAGAggacccatacaggggagaagccatatggaTGCTCAGATTGCGGGAAAACATTCAGTCAGAAGGGAAGCCTTGTTGTACatgagagaatccacacaggggagaaaccatacagaTGTGCTGATTGTGGGAAATGTTTCAATCTAAGCTCTTGCCTCATTCGACATCAGCAGACCCACACGAGAGATAAACCCTATATGTGTGCCGattgtgggaaaagctttggTGTAAGCTCTCGCCTTCTGCAACACCAGCAAATCCACACTGGGGAGCAGCTGCATATGTGCGTGGAATGTGGGCAGAGTTTTGTTCACAGAAAAGCACTTGCCAAGCACACCCAAacgcacacaggagagaaaccacagATATGCTAA